In Fusobacterium hwasookii, a single window of DNA contains:
- a CDS encoding ArsB/NhaD family transporter: MLYIGILIFIVVFYCIITEKVPSSWATMAGGLLMTLIGITSQEQVLETIYTRLEILFLLVGMMMIVLLISETGVFQWFAIKVAQLVRGEPFKLIILLACVTALCSAFLDNVTTILLMAPVSILLAKQLKLNPFPFVITEVMSANIGGLATLIGDPTQLIIGAEGKLTFNEFLFNTAPVAILSMISLLATVYFMYAKDMKVSNELKAKIMELDSSRSLKDIKLLKQSIVIFSLVIIGFILNNFVDKGLAMIALSGAVCLSLLAKKSPKEMFEGVEWETLFFFIGLFMMIKGIENLDIIKFIGDKMIHLTEGHFGGAVFSTMWMSAVFTSVIGNVANAATFSKIINIMTPTFSGEAGIKALWWALSFGSCLGGNLSLLGSATNVVAVGAADKAGCKIKFVQFLKFGGIIAIENLIIASIYIYFRYL; encoded by the coding sequence ATGTTATATATTGGAATTTTGATATTTATAGTGGTATTCTACTGTATAATTACAGAGAAAGTACCAAGTTCTTGGGCAACAATGGCTGGTGGTTTGTTAATGACTTTAATTGGTATAACAAGCCAAGAACAAGTCCTTGAAACGATATATACAAGATTAGAAATTTTATTTCTACTTGTTGGAATGATGATGATAGTTCTTCTTATTTCTGAAACAGGAGTATTCCAATGGTTTGCAATTAAGGTTGCACAATTGGTAAGAGGAGAACCATTTAAGTTAATAATTTTATTAGCTTGTGTAACTGCACTATGTTCAGCATTTTTAGATAATGTTACAACAATTTTACTTATGGCACCAGTATCTATATTGTTGGCTAAGCAGTTGAAGTTAAATCCTTTTCCTTTTGTAATAACAGAAGTTATGTCAGCAAATATTGGTGGACTTGCAACACTAATAGGTGATCCAACTCAACTTATTATAGGAGCAGAAGGAAAATTAACTTTTAATGAATTTTTATTTAATACGGCACCAGTTGCAATACTTTCAATGATTTCTCTTTTAGCAACAGTTTATTTTATGTATGCAAAAGATATGAAGGTATCAAATGAATTAAAAGCTAAGATTATGGAATTGGATTCTAGCAGATCATTAAAAGATATAAAACTTTTAAAACAATCAATAGTTATATTTTCTTTGGTTATAATAGGTTTTATTTTAAATAACTTTGTGGATAAAGGACTTGCTATGATTGCATTATCAGGGGCAGTATGTTTATCACTTCTTGCAAAGAAAAGTCCTAAGGAAATGTTTGAAGGAGTTGAATGGGAAACTTTATTCTTCTTTATAGGCTTATTTATGATGATAAAGGGAATAGAAAATCTTGATATTATTAAATTTATTGGGGATAAAATGATACATCTAACAGAAGGTCATTTTGGAGGAGCAGTGTTCTCAACAATGTGGATGTCAGCTGTCTTTACCTCAGTAATAGGAAATGTTGCTAATGCAGCTACATTCTCAAAAATTATTAATATTATGACTCCAACTTTTTCAGGAGAGGCTGGAATAAAAGCACTTTGGTGGGCTTTATCTTTTGGTTCTTGTTTAGGTGGAAATTTAAGTTTGCTGGGTTCTGCAACAAATGTTGTGGCAGTTGGAGCAGCAGATAAGGCAGGATGTAAAATTAAATTTGTACAATTTTTAAAATTTGGTGGAATTATTGCCATAGAAAATTTAATTATAGCTTCAATATATATTTATTTCAGATATCTATAA
- a CDS encoding ArsB/NhaD family transporter, protein MLLILGILIFIVVFYCIITEKVPSAYATMLGALTMAFLGIVNEEEILETIHSRLEILLLLIGMMIIVSLISETGVFQWFAIKVVKIVRGDPLKLLILLSLVTATCSAFLDNVTTILLMAPVSILLAKQLKLDPFPFVMTEVLASDIGGMATLIGDPTQLIIGSEGKLNFNEFLFNTAPMTVIALIILLTVVYFTNIRKMKVSNELKARIMELESDRILTNKKLLKQSMIILTAVIIGFVLNNFVNKGLSVISLSGGIFLAFLTEREPKKIFGGVEWDTLFFFIGLFVMIKGIENLGVIEFIGDKIIEVSTGNFKVASISIMWLSSIFTSIFGNVANAATFAKIIKTVIPDFQNIADTKVFWWALSYGSCLGGSITMIGSATNVVAISASAKAGCKIDFMKFFKFGSKIAILNLVAATVYMYLRYL, encoded by the coding sequence ATGTTGTTAATTTTAGGAATACTTATTTTTATTGTAGTTTTTTACTGCATAATAACTGAAAAAGTTCCTTCTGCCTATGCAACTATGCTTGGAGCATTGACAATGGCTTTTTTAGGAATAGTGAATGAAGAAGAAATTTTAGAAACAATACATAGTAGATTAGAAATATTGCTCCTATTAATTGGAATGATGATAATAGTATCTTTAATATCAGAAACAGGGGTGTTTCAATGGTTTGCTATTAAGGTAGTAAAAATAGTAAGAGGAGACCCTTTAAAATTATTGATACTACTTTCACTTGTAACAGCAACTTGTTCAGCATTTTTGGATAATGTTACAACAATTTTATTGATGGCACCAGTATCAATATTATTGGCTAAACAGTTAAAACTAGATCCTTTTCCTTTTGTTATGACGGAAGTTTTGGCTTCAGATATAGGTGGAATGGCAACATTAATAGGAGATCCTACTCAACTTATTATAGGTAGTGAAGGAAAATTAAATTTTAATGAATTCTTGTTTAATACAGCACCTATGACAGTAATAGCATTAATAATATTGCTAACAGTTGTATATTTTACAAATATAAGGAAAATGAAAGTATCAAATGAATTAAAAGCAAGAATTATGGAATTGGAATCTGACAGAATACTAACAAATAAGAAATTATTAAAACAATCTATGATAATTCTTACTGCTGTGATAATAGGTTTTGTTTTGAATAATTTTGTTAATAAAGGATTATCAGTAATCTCTTTAAGTGGTGGAATATTTTTAGCATTTTTGACAGAAAGGGAACCTAAAAAGATTTTTGGTGGAGTGGAATGGGATACTCTATTCTTCTTTATTGGACTTTTTGTTATGATTAAAGGTATTGAAAACCTAGGAGTAATTGAATTTATAGGGGATAAAATAATTGAAGTATCAACAGGTAATTTCAAAGTAGCTTCAATCTCAATAATGTGGTTATCTTCAATATTTACTTCTATATTTGGAAATGTTGCTAATGCTGCAACTTTTGCAAAAATCATTAAAACAGTTATTCCAGATTTCCAAAATATAGCAGATACAAAAGTATTTTGGTGGGCTTTATCTTATGGTTCTTGTTTAGGGGGAAGTATAACAATGATAGGTTCAGCCACAAATGTGGTGGCAATATCAGCTTCTGCAAAGGCAGGATGTAAAATTGATTTTATGAAATTCTTTAAATTTGGAAGTAAGATAGCAATTTTAAATCTGGTGGCTGCAACTGTATATATGTATTTAAGATATTTATAA
- a CDS encoding Dam family site-specific DNA-(adenine-N6)-methyltransferase: MENLKLFLDDEDKKKNKVEKLIEELKLKRFFINNRRYLGNKYSLTNFIKKIVEENCKNINTVADVFSGTGSVSDIFKDRELITNDLLYCNYISNYAWFSSENYSEEKVINIIYEYNKIETSENNYVRENFADTFFSADDCSKIGYIREDIEKKYKNKEINYKEYSILITTLLYAMDRIANTVGHYDAYRKKIEFDKKLYLGIMLPDKNLNKNNKCYNKDANELIKNINCDLLYLDPPYNSRQYSDAYHLLENIAKWQKPEVFGVARKMDRKTIKSSYCTIEATQKFRELIENTNAKYILLSYNNMSEKGDDRSNAKISDKDILEILEKRGKVKIFEEEYKMFSTGKSNVKDNKERLFLCEVEENRSVSSPFNYTGGKYKLLEQLQNLFKEDEIFLDIFTGGANVGINSKSSKIIFNDINVKIISLIEYIKNIDIEELLKKIDDIIVDYGLSNTMLYGYEYYSCNSSEGLANCNKEAFLKLREDYNKKLNEGIEDYSLLYVLIIFSFNNQIRFNSKGEFNLPVGKRDFNSKMRNKLILFSKKLKEKDIEFYSKDFREIDINKISKNTFVYCDPPYLITTAGYNENGMWTDKEEKDLLNFLKELDKKGLKFALSNVLESKNKENKILKDWILENNFYCNYLKKDYSNSNYQRKEKDSISVEVLVTNYNTEEI; this comes from the coding sequence ATGGAAAATTTAAAATTATTTTTAGATGACGAAGATAAAAAAAAGAATAAAGTTGAAAAATTAATAGAAGAATTAAAGTTAAAAAGATTTTTCATAAATAATAGAAGATATTTAGGTAATAAATATTCTTTAACTAATTTTATAAAAAAAATAGTTGAAGAAAATTGTAAAAATATTAATACTGTAGCTGATGTATTTAGTGGAACAGGTTCAGTTTCAGATATATTTAAGGATAGAGAATTAATAACAAATGATTTATTATACTGTAACTATATATCTAACTATGCCTGGTTTTCCAGTGAAAATTATTCAGAAGAAAAAGTAATAAATATCATTTATGAATATAACAAAATAGAAACTTCTGAAAATAATTATGTTAGAGAAAATTTTGCAGATACTTTTTTTTCGGCAGATGATTGCAGTAAGATAGGTTATATAAGAGAAGATATAGAAAAAAAATATAAAAATAAAGAAATAAATTATAAAGAGTATTCTATTTTAATAACAACATTACTTTATGCAATGGATAGAATTGCCAACACTGTTGGACACTATGATGCATATAGAAAAAAAATAGAATTTGATAAAAAATTATATTTAGGGATAATGTTACCCGATAAAAATTTGAATAAAAATAATAAATGCTATAATAAAGATGCAAATGAATTGATAAAAAATATAAATTGTGATCTACTTTACTTAGATCCTCCATATAATTCAAGACAGTATTCAGATGCCTATCATTTATTAGAAAATATTGCTAAATGGCAAAAACCAGAAGTTTTTGGGGTTGCTAGGAAAATGGATAGAAAAACAATAAAAAGTAGTTATTGCACCATAGAAGCTACTCAAAAATTTAGAGAACTAATTGAGAATACTAATGCTAAATATATTTTACTTTCATATAATAATATGTCTGAAAAAGGTGATGATAGGTCAAATGCTAAAATTTCTGATAAAGATATTTTAGAAATTTTAGAAAAAAGAGGTAAAGTAAAAATTTTTGAAGAGGAGTATAAAATGTTTTCAACAGGAAAATCAAATGTAAAAGATAATAAAGAAAGATTATTTTTATGTGAAGTTGAAGAAAATAGATCAGTGTCTTCTCCATTTAATTATACTGGTGGGAAATATAAATTATTAGAACAGCTTCAAAATTTATTTAAGGAAGATGAGATATTTTTAGATATTTTTACAGGGGGAGCAAATGTTGGAATTAATTCAAAGTCCTCAAAAATAATTTTTAATGATATAAATGTTAAGATAATCTCTTTAATAGAGTATATTAAAAATATAGATATAGAAGAATTATTGAAAAAAATAGATGATATTATAGTTGATTATGGTTTGTCAAATACTATGCTTTATGGTTATGAGTATTACTCTTGCAATAGTAGTGAAGGACTAGCAAATTGTAATAAAGAAGCCTTTTTAAAATTGAGAGAAGATTATAATAAAAAACTGAATGAAGGGATAGAAGATTATAGTCTTTTATATGTTTTAATTATTTTTTCTTTTAATAATCAAATTCGTTTTAATAGTAAAGGAGAATTTAATTTACCAGTTGGAAAAAGAGATTTTAATTCAAAAATGAGAAATAAATTAATTTTATTTTCAAAAAAATTAAAAGAAAAAGATATTGAATTTTATTCAAAAGATTTTAGGGAGATTGATATAAATAAAATTTCTAAAAATACTTTTGTTTATTGTGATCCACCTTACTTAATTACTACAGCTGGATATAATGAAAATGGGATGTGGACTGACAAAGAAGAGAAAGATTTACTGAATTTCCTAAAAGAGTTAGATAAAAAAGGCTTAAAATTTGCTTTATCAAATGTTTTAGAAAGCAAAAACAAAGAAAATAAAATTTTGAAAGATTGGATTTTGGAAAATAATTTTTATTGTAATTATTTAAAAAAAGATTATTCAAATAGTAATTATCAAAGGAAAGAAAAAGATAGCATTTCAGTTGAAGTTTTAGTAACTAATTATAATACTGAGGAGATATAA
- a CDS encoding AlwI family type II restriction endonuclease: MKELKYKSFCWVIGTTSFRTAKLNLKIEQQLRLLNEFHKNINPWEWTNSTQEKYYDFMKGKEFVSGDAIRKDKDAREKTSGLVDIGLITENRLLTAVGQKLLEITNKEEISKNNIFNIEDDSFIYLKQLLKTSINVDGKFVKPYIVLVYCLEELEYLTYDEFTYFIPLITDKESLNEIIENIRKYRKKELKKEDIIYKKLISMKNYQEAEKVLLANKITEDLICLVGMNRKSKTYDKIFFQLYQLLKAIFIDKSNQNYLKTFEIISKIKGKSSIHWKNLIFKTNRKESVKKEKEKSIDENCPFKISKNEDEFKKLFFKYLHTFKAMATLEDYFDLNRRYLALTETFIFEDSLIKLDIFQKYYFKECISDLIDEAFIENKNLRDDIELSEISDNLKIDLNKVYSNLSRDLNIEITNPDEVDKYIQDERYKRFNELIKNRFSDEVLLNLLEYFEKREDKEIEKLVTDEATIPTIFEYILGIIWYKVSEFEGDILEYMKLSLEANLLPRTHASGGYADIIYEYVGNQKYPRHSLLIEATLSDGSNQRKMEMEPVSRHLGDYRIKSKNSNDYSLFITTLLEQNIITDFRFRKIMPYEKNGEVIEGMKIIPIDTNFLKEIIKNKITYKELYSDFEEHYQKEPDERNWYKNMIEKINKKYKEI; encoded by the coding sequence ATGAAAGAATTGAAGTATAAGAGCTTTTGTTGGGTAATTGGAACTACAAGTTTTCGTACAGCAAAATTAAATTTAAAAATAGAACAACAATTAAGATTGTTAAATGAATTTCATAAAAACATAAATCCTTGGGAATGGACTAATTCTACTCAGGAAAAATATTATGATTTTATGAAAGGTAAAGAATTTGTTAGTGGCGATGCTATTAGAAAAGACAAAGATGCTAGAGAAAAAACTTCTGGCTTAGTTGATATTGGACTTATTACAGAAAATAGACTTTTAACAGCGGTAGGACAGAAGCTATTAGAAATTACAAATAAAGAAGAAATATCTAAAAATAATATTTTTAATATTGAAGATGATAGCTTTATTTATTTAAAACAATTATTAAAAACTTCAATAAATGTTGATGGAAAATTTGTAAAGCCTTATATAGTATTAGTTTATTGTCTTGAAGAATTAGAATACTTGACTTATGATGAATTTACTTATTTTATTCCTTTAATTACAGATAAAGAGAGTTTAAATGAGATTATTGAAAATATTAGAAAATACAGAAAAAAGGAACTAAAAAAAGAAGATATAATATATAAAAAATTGATTTCAATGAAAAATTATCAGGAGGCTGAGAAAGTACTTTTAGCTAATAAAATTACAGAAGATTTGATTTGCCTAGTAGGAATGAATAGAAAGAGTAAAACTTACGATAAGATATTTTTTCAGTTATATCAGTTACTAAAGGCTATTTTTATAGATAAAAGCAATCAAAATTATTTAAAGACTTTTGAAATTATTAGTAAAATTAAAGGAAAATCATCAATACATTGGAAAAATTTAATTTTTAAAACTAATAGAAAAGAAAGTGTAAAAAAGGAAAAAGAAAAATCAATTGATGAGAATTGCCCTTTTAAAATTTCTAAAAATGAAGATGAATTTAAAAAACTATTTTTTAAATATTTACATACTTTTAAAGCTATGGCAACTCTTGAAGATTATTTTGATCTAAATAGAAGATATTTAGCTTTAACAGAAACTTTTATTTTTGAAGATAGTTTAATAAAATTAGACATATTTCAAAAATATTATTTTAAAGAATGTATCTCAGACTTAATAGATGAAGCTTTTATTGAAAATAAAAATTTAAGAGATGATATTGAATTGTCTGAAATTTCAGATAATCTAAAAATTGATTTAAATAAAGTTTATTCTAATTTAAGTAGAGATTTGAATATAGAAATTACTAATCCAGATGAAGTGGATAAATATATTCAAGATGAAAGATATAAAAGATTTAATGAATTAATAAAAAATAGATTTTCTGATGAAGTACTATTAAATCTTTTGGAATATTTTGAAAAAAGAGAAGATAAAGAAATTGAAAAATTAGTAACAGATGAGGCAACTATACCAACAATTTTTGAGTATATTTTAGGGATAATTTGGTATAAAGTGAGTGAATTTGAAGGAGATATTTTAGAGTATATGAAGCTATCATTAGAAGCAAATTTACTTCCAAGAACCCATGCAAGTGGAGGATATGCTGATATAATATATGAATATGTAGGAAATCAAAAATATCCTAGACACTCTTTATTAATAGAAGCAACATTATCTGATGGTTCTAATCAAAGAAAAATGGAGATGGAACCAGTATCAAGGCATTTAGGAGACTATAGAATAAAATCAAAAAATTCTAATGATTATTCATTATTTATAACAACTTTGTTAGAGCAAAATATAATAACAGATTTTAGATTTAGAAAAATAATGCCTTATGAAAAAAATGGAGAAGTAATTGAAGGGATGAAAATAATCCCAATAGATACTAATTTTTTAAAAGAAATAATTAAAAATAAAATAACTTACAAAGAATTGTACTCAGACTTTGAAGAACATTACCAAAAGGAGCCTGACGAAAGAAACTGGTATAAAAATATGATAGAAAAAATAAATAAAAAGTATAAGGAAATTTAA
- a CDS encoding biotin--[acetyl-CoA-carboxylase] ligase, translating into MKFLKFDEIDSTNNYMKENISSFENYDIVSAKVQTSGRGRRGNVWLSPEGMALFSFLLKPEKTLSIVEGTKLPLLAGISTLSALKKIKDGAYSFKWTNDVFLNSKKLCGILIERVKDDFVVGIGINVANKIPEDIKNIAISMESDYDIEKLILKVVEEFNLYYKRFSEGKWKEIIEEINSYNFLKDKKIRVHIGDKVFEGMARNIVEDGRIEIEMDGEIKLFSVGEIKIEKDYY; encoded by the coding sequence ATGAAATTTTTAAAATTTGATGAAATAGATTCAACTAATAACTATATGAAAGAAAATATATCTTCTTTTGAAAATTATGATATAGTGTCAGCAAAAGTTCAAACTTCTGGTAGAGGTAGAAGAGGTAATGTGTGGCTATCACCAGAGGGAATGGCCCTTTTTAGCTTTTTATTAAAGCCTGAAAAAACTTTATCAATAGTTGAGGGAACAAAACTTCCTCTTTTAGCTGGAATTTCAACTCTATCTGCTTTAAAAAAGATAAAAGATGGAGCTTATTCTTTTAAATGGACTAATGATGTTTTTTTAAATTCTAAAAAGTTATGTGGGATTTTAATAGAGAGAGTAAAAGATGATTTTGTAGTTGGTATAGGAATAAATGTAGCTAATAAGATACCTGAAGATATTAAAAATATAGCTATTTCAATGGAAAGTGATTATGATATTGAAAAATTGATATTAAAAGTTGTAGAAGAATTTAATTTGTATTATAAAAGATTTTCAGAAGGAAAATGGAAAGAAATTATAGAAGAAATTAATAGCTATAATTTTTTGAAAGATAAAAAAATAAGAGTACATATTGGAGATAAGGTTTTTGAAGGAATGGCAAGAAATATAGTTGAAGATGGAAGAATTGAGATAGAGATGGATGGAGAAATAAAATTATTTAGTGTTGGGGAAATAAAAATAGAAAAGGATTATTACTAA
- the mnmA gene encoding tRNA 2-thiouridine(34) synthase MnmA — MKKVVIGMSGGVDSSVSAYLLKEQGYEVIGVTLNQHLEESSKDIEDAKKVCDKLGIIHEVVNIRKDFENIVIRYFLDGYSSGRTPSPCVICDDEIKFKILFDIADKYKAEYVATGHYTSVEYSEMFSKYLLKSVHSIIKDQSYMLYRLSPNKLERLIFPLKSYSKQEIRELALKIGLEVYDKKDSQGVCFAKEGYKEFLKENLKDEIVKGNYIDKNGNILGQHEGYQLYTIGQRRGLGINFSKPVFITKINPQTNEIVLGEFSELFTDKLGLINYKFSVEYEKLENLELLARPRFSSTGFYGKLIKDRDKIYFKYNEGNAHNAKGQHIVFFYDSFVVGGGEIK; from the coding sequence ATGAAAAAAGTTGTAATTGGTATGAGTGGAGGAGTTGATTCATCTGTTTCAGCATATCTTTTAAAAGAGCAAGGCTATGAAGTTATTGGAGTAACTTTAAATCAGCATTTAGAAGAAAGTTCAAAAGATATTGAAGATGCAAAAAAAGTTTGTGATAAATTAGGCATAATTCATGAAGTTGTGAATATTAGAAAAGATTTTGAAAATATAGTTATAAGATATTTTTTAGATGGATATAGTTCAGGTAGAACTCCATCTCCCTGTGTTATTTGTGATGATGAAATAAAATTTAAAATTCTATTTGATATTGCTGATAAATATAAGGCAGAATATGTAGCAACAGGACATTATACTTCTGTTGAGTATTCAGAAATGTTTTCTAAATATCTATTAAAATCTGTTCATTCTATAATAAAAGACCAGTCCTATATGCTATATAGACTTTCTCCTAATAAATTAGAAAGATTAATTTTTCCTTTAAAATCTTATTCAAAACAAGAAATTAGAGAGCTAGCCTTAAAAATAGGTTTAGAAGTTTATGATAAAAAAGATAGTCAAGGTGTATGTTTTGCAAAAGAAGGCTATAAAGAATTTTTAAAAGAAAATTTAAAAGATGAAATAGTAAAAGGAAACTATATTGATAAAAATGGAAATATTTTAGGACAACATGAGGGCTATCAACTATATACAATAGGACAAAGGAGAGGTTTAGGAATAAATTTCTCTAAACCAGTCTTTATAACAAAAATAAATCCTCAAACTAATGAGATAGTTTTAGGAGAATTTTCAGAACTTTTTACTGATAAACTGGGATTAATTAACTATAAATTTTCTGTTGAATACGAAAAATTAGAGAATTTAGAATTATTAGCAAGACCTAGATTTTCAAGTACAGGTTTCTATGGAAAATTAATTAAAGATAGAGATAAAATTTATTTTAAATACAATGAAGGGAATGCACATAATGCCAAAGGACAACACATAGTATTTTTCTATGATAGTTTTGTTGTAGGAGGAGGAGAAATAAAATGA
- a CDS encoding class I SAM-dependent methyltransferase: MSYQDINAATIDRWIKEEDWEWGKPINHEDYVKALNGEWDVKLTPTKFVPHEWFGDFKGKKILGLASGGGQQIPVFTALGAECTVLDYSDEQLTSEKMVAEREKYKVNIVKADMTKPLPFEDESFDIIFHPVSNCYIESVEPIFKECYRILKKGGILLCGLGTEINYLVDENEEKIVFSMPFNPLKSEKHKEFLKKLDSGYQFSHTLSEQVGGQLRAGFILTNIEDDTNGAGRLHEMNISTYIMTRAVK; the protein is encoded by the coding sequence ATGAGTTACCAAGATATTAATGCTGCAACAATAGACAGATGGATTAAAGAAGAAGATTGGGAGTGGGGAAAGCCTATAAATCATGAAGATTATGTTAAGGCTTTAAATGGAGAATGGGATGTAAAACTTACACCAACAAAATTTGTACCTCATGAATGGTTTGGAGATTTTAAAGGTAAAAAAATATTAGGACTAGCTTCTGGTGGAGGACAACAAATTCCTGTGTTCACTGCTTTAGGTGCAGAATGTACTGTACTTGATTATTCAGATGAACAATTAACATCTGAAAAAATGGTTGCAGAAAGAGAAAAGTATAAAGTAAATATTGTAAAAGCAGATATGACAAAACCTTTACCTTTTGAAGATGAAAGTTTTGATATAATTTTTCATCCAGTAAGTAATTGTTATATTGAAAGTGTAGAGCCTATTTTTAAAGAATGTTATAGAATTTTGAAAAAAGGTGGAATTTTACTTTGTGGTTTAGGAACAGAAATAAATTATTTAGTAGATGAAAATGAAGAAAAGATAGTTTTTTCTATGCCTTTTAATCCTTTAAAAAGTGAAAAACATAAAGAGTTTTTAAAAAAATTAGACTCTGGTTACCAATTTTCACATACTTTAAGTGAACAAGTAGGTGGACAACTAAGGGCAGGATTTATCTTGACAAATATTGAAGATGATACCAATGGAGCTGGAAGACTTCATGAGATGAATATTTCTACATATATTATGACTAGAGCAGTGAAATAA
- a CDS encoding WYL domain-containing protein, with protein MKKVRVTVSDFMFEILKGDAEYFKIPLGKIGNTLFKYFIDKNLSKIELEESSGKKVQFNLSKENEDIFFDVLREKKASTEAELMRDIFFTYINNLRFKREEIIFNNTFKQIREAIKNNRQIGIKYHSTARIINPYFIEVSSKENRAYLFCYCEKNQDFRNYRISDIENIWNLQKEIHIKDKEYIEAIKKNFDPFLSYGNFIKIKMTEEGKALYERVNQNRPKLVKEEGDIYTFECSEKLAKVYFAQFYDDIEIIEPENLRESFKENLKRTYEMYK; from the coding sequence ATGAAAAAAGTTAGGGTTACGGTTTCAGACTTTATGTTTGAAATCTTAAAAGGGGATGCTGAGTATTTTAAAATACCATTAGGTAAAATAGGAAATACTCTATTTAAGTACTTTATAGACAAAAATTTAAGTAAAATTGAATTAGAAGAATCAAGTGGAAAAAAGGTCCAATTTAATCTTTCAAAGGAAAATGAGGACATATTTTTTGATGTTCTAAGAGAAAAGAAGGCTAGTACAGAAGCTGAACTCATGAGAGACATCTTTTTCACCTATATCAATAACTTAAGATTTAAAAGAGAAGAGATCATATTTAACAATACATTTAAACAAATTCGTGAAGCAATCAAAAATAACAGACAAATAGGAATAAAATACCACTCAACAGCAAGAATAATAAATCCATACTTTATAGAGGTTTCATCAAAAGAGAATAGAGCCTATCTATTTTGTTATTGTGAAAAAAATCAAGATTTTAGAAATTATAGAATTTCTGATATTGAAAATATATGGAACCTACAAAAAGAAATTCACATTAAAGATAAAGAATACATAGAAGCAATCAAGAAAAATTTTGATCCATTTTTGTCATATGGAAATTTTATTAAAATAAAAATGACAGAAGAAGGAAAAGCATTATATGAAAGGGTAAATCAGAATAGACCGAAACTAGTAAAAGAGGAGGGGGATATATATACATTTGAATGTAGTGAAAAACTAGCAAAAGTCTATTTTGCACAGTTTTATGATGACATTGAAATAATAGAGCCAGAAAACTTGAGGGAAAGTTTTAAGGAAAATTTAAAAAGGACTTATGAGATGTATAAATAG